A section of the Pseudomonas prosekii genome encodes:
- a CDS encoding fused response regulator/phosphatase, translating to MQSSFEPLTILIAEDSAADRMLLSSIVRRQGHQVLTAANGAEAVQAFRQQRPQLVLMDAMMPVMDGFEAAQQIKALAGETLVPIIFLTSLTESEALARCLEAGGDDFLAKPYNQVILAAKIKAMDRLRRLQATVLEQRDQIAKHHEYLLNEQRVAKAVFDKVAHSGCLNAPNIRYLQSPYALFNGDLLLAAFTPAGDMHVLLGDFTGHGLPAAVGAMPLAEVFYGMTAKGYGLSETLREMNAKLKRILPVDMFCCATLLCLSFQSRSVEVWNGGMPDGYLHRIATGERTPLPARHLPLGVLSPQTFNDRTEVFPMAQGDRVFLLSDGVIDTCDANDQLFGVERLQQVFAANRQPDRLFEDIEQALRDFRGEARDDVSMVEISLLDAQQVSPPAPVYSDSGQSCPLDWSVSFEFRAASLKRFNPLPYLLQLLQEVHGLRAQSGALYSVLAELYSNALEHGVLGLDSSLKRDASGFARYYQERNTRLDQLQDGYVRLHLQVTPTEQGGRLNIRVDDSGKGFDIARVMQRPVDGVRLSGRGVSLIRQLSHKASWSDDGRSAHVEFYWEALA from the coding sequence GTGCAGTCCTCCTTCGAACCGCTGACGATCCTCATCGCTGAAGACAGCGCCGCCGATCGCATGCTGCTGTCGAGCATCGTCCGGCGCCAGGGCCATCAAGTGCTGACGGCCGCCAATGGCGCCGAAGCGGTGCAAGCCTTCCGTCAGCAGCGCCCGCAACTGGTGTTGATGGACGCGATGATGCCGGTGATGGACGGTTTCGAGGCGGCGCAGCAAATCAAGGCGCTCGCCGGGGAAACCCTGGTGCCGATCATCTTCCTGACGTCGCTCACCGAAAGCGAAGCCCTGGCCCGATGCCTGGAGGCCGGCGGCGACGATTTTCTGGCGAAGCCGTACAACCAGGTGATCCTCGCCGCCAAGATCAAGGCGATGGATCGCTTGCGCCGCTTGCAGGCAACGGTACTCGAGCAGCGCGACCAGATCGCCAAACACCACGAATACCTGCTCAACGAGCAACGGGTGGCGAAAGCGGTGTTCGACAAAGTCGCGCATTCCGGTTGCCTCAACGCGCCGAATATTCGTTACCTGCAATCTCCTTACGCGCTGTTCAACGGCGATTTGCTGCTGGCCGCGTTTACCCCGGCCGGCGACATGCACGTGCTGCTCGGCGATTTCACCGGGCACGGTTTGCCGGCAGCGGTCGGCGCCATGCCGCTGGCGGAAGTGTTTTATGGCATGACCGCCAAGGGGTATGGCTTGTCGGAAACCCTTCGGGAAATGAATGCCAAGCTCAAACGCATCCTGCCGGTGGACATGTTTTGTTGCGCCACGTTGTTGTGCCTGAGTTTTCAGAGCCGCTCGGTGGAAGTCTGGAATGGCGGCATGCCCGACGGTTATCTGCACCGCATCGCCACCGGCGAGCGCACGCCGCTGCCGGCGCGGCACTTGCCGTTGGGCGTGTTGAGCCCGCAGACCTTCAATGATCGTACCGAAGTGTTTCCGATGGCACAGGGTGACCGGGTGTTCCTGTTGTCCGACGGGGTGATCGACACCTGCGATGCCAACGACCAGCTATTTGGCGTCGAGCGTTTGCAGCAAGTGTTTGCCGCCAATCGCCAGCCTGACCGGTTGTTCGAGGACATCGAGCAGGCCCTGCGCGACTTTCGTGGCGAGGCGCGGGACGATGTGAGCATGGTCGAGATCAGCCTGCTCGACGCGCAACAGGTGAGCCCGCCAGCGCCGGTATACTCCGACAGCGGCCAGTCGTGCCCGCTGGACTGGTCGGTGAGTTTCGAATTCCGCGCCGCCTCCCTCAAGCGCTTCAATCCATTGCCGTACCTGCTGCAGTTGTTACAGGAAGTGCACGGCCTGCGGGCGCAGAGTGGCGCGTTGTATAGCGTGCTCGCCGAGCTGTATTCCAACGCGCTCGAGCATGGCGTGCTGGGCCTCGATTCCAGTCTCAAGCGCGATGCCTCGGGTTTCGCCCGCTATTATCAGGAGCGCAATACCCGCCTCGATCAGTTGCAGGACGGTTACGTGCGCCTGCATTTGCAGGTCACGCCGACCGAGCAGGGCGGTCGCCTGAACATACGCGTCGACGACAGCGGCAAGGGATTTGATATCGCGCGGGTGATGCAGCGGCCGGTGGATGGCGTCCGTCTGTCGGGCCGTGGCGTCAGTCTGATCCGGCAATTGAGCCACAAGGCGAGCTGGTCCGACGATGGTCGTAGTGCGCACGTGGAGTTTTACTGGGAGGCTCTGGCATAA
- a CDS encoding STAS domain-containing protein — MSVVTELTPDGQKLTIVISGRFDFAKHQEFRESYENLQPKPESFEVNLKDATYLDSSALGMLLLLRDHAGGEDANIKLSYANADVRKILAISNFEQIFDVA, encoded by the coding sequence ATGTCAGTCGTTACAGAACTAACTCCGGATGGGCAGAAACTGACGATTGTGATCTCGGGACGATTCGATTTTGCCAAGCATCAGGAATTTCGCGAATCCTACGAAAATCTCCAGCCGAAACCTGAGTCCTTCGAAGTCAATCTCAAGGACGCCACCTATCTCGACAGCTCGGCGCTCGGCATGTTGCTGCTGTTGCGCGATCACGCCGGTGGCGAGGACGCGAACATCAAGTTGTCGTACGCCAACGCCGATGTCCGGAAAATTCTCGCCATCTCCAATTTCGAACAAATCTTCGACGTCGCGTGA
- a CDS encoding flagellar hook-length control protein FliK, with translation MPVTPNLLLQAATKAKSQAATANNPVAAAEPGDKAASFANVFAKQAQKKPAMLAEAPVKPARDKVADAPAKKDLSNDKSAAADQKVADSGKSLPADKPAAADDKGASEQDADAAETPVAVDAPPVDPTLDPALAQATQAVAPAPAPETPPTVATEQPQAPAAAAAAAAAAAALPVAVAATGDTDFDPEADPLDALPALRMAMEQSGHVSASSQNQSKATAAQLSADGEPTAAQNFTAGMANMLDVQSDKAGTGQGGDKAFSGLLNEGLKDLSSSSSDTRVDDFASRLAALTQAATPKTANVAVPVNQPIAMHQSGWTEEVVNRVMYLSSVNLKAADIQLQPAELGRLDIRVNMVPDQQTQITFMSAHPSVREALDGQMHRLRDMFAQQGMGQVDVNVSDQSRGWQGQGQEQQAQQGQGGRTSASGGRVDSMDEEIAPTVAEVAASSTSVIGSSAVDYYA, from the coding sequence ATGCCCGTTACCCCCAATTTGCTTCTTCAGGCCGCTACCAAGGCCAAATCTCAAGCTGCCACCGCCAATAACCCGGTAGCGGCCGCTGAGCCTGGGGATAAGGCAGCCAGCTTCGCCAACGTCTTCGCCAAACAGGCGCAAAAAAAGCCTGCCATGCTGGCCGAAGCGCCGGTCAAACCGGCGCGTGACAAGGTCGCGGACGCGCCTGCCAAGAAAGACTTGAGCAATGACAAATCTGCCGCTGCGGACCAGAAGGTTGCCGATAGCGGCAAATCCTTGCCCGCCGATAAACCGGCGGCAGCCGATGACAAGGGTGCCAGCGAGCAAGACGCAGACGCCGCCGAAACGCCGGTAGCTGTGGATGCGCCGCCGGTTGATCCGACGCTCGACCCGGCGCTGGCGCAAGCCACTCAAGCCGTGGCGCCCGCACCTGCGCCGGAAACGCCGCCGACAGTCGCCACCGAGCAACCGCAAGCGCCTGCCGCCGCCGCCGCTGCTGCTGCGGCCGCTGCTGCACTGCCGGTTGCAGTCGCTGCTACTGGCGACACTGATTTCGATCCGGAAGCCGATCCGCTGGATGCCTTGCCGGCCCTGCGCATGGCCATGGAGCAAAGCGGTCACGTTTCGGCCTCCAGCCAGAATCAATCGAAAGCCACCGCGGCGCAGCTCTCCGCCGATGGCGAGCCGACAGCCGCGCAGAACTTCACTGCCGGCATGGCGAACATGCTCGACGTGCAAAGCGACAAGGCCGGCACCGGTCAGGGCGGCGACAAGGCGTTCAGCGGCTTGCTCAATGAAGGCCTGAAAGACTTGTCGTCGAGCAGCAGCGACACCCGCGTCGATGATTTCGCCAGTCGTCTGGCGGCGTTGACCCAGGCCGCTACGCCGAAGACCGCGAACGTCGCCGTGCCGGTCAATCAGCCGATCGCCATGCATCAAAGCGGCTGGACTGAGGAAGTGGTCAATCGCGTCATGTACCTGTCCAGCGTCAACCTGAAGGCTGCTGACATTCAGTTGCAACCGGCTGAGTTGGGGCGCCTGGATATTCGCGTGAACATGGTCCCGGACCAGCAAACCCAAATCACTTTCATGAGCGCGCACCCGAGCGTTCGCGAAGCGCTGGACGGGCAAATGCATCGCTTGCGTGACATGTTTGCGCAGCAGGGCATGGGCCAGGTCGATGTCAACGTCTCCGACCAGTCGCGCGGCTGGCAGGGTCAGGGCCAGGAGCAACAGGCCCAGCAAGGGCAGGGCGGCCGCACCAGCGCCAGTGGCGGACGCGTTGATTCGATGGACGAAGAGATTGCGCCGACGGTTGCCGAAGTGGCGGCCAGCAGCACCAGCGTTATCGGCTCCAGCGCCGTCGATTACTACGCCTGA
- a CDS encoding Hpt domain-containing protein, translating into MADTHLDRDVLSALQEVMEGEYPTLLDTFIADSEERLRVLRKADDAVQLMNAAHSFKGSSSNMGATRLAELCNELEQRAKDQKLAGIEKLVGEIDGEFAIVRPLYEAERQRSLAE; encoded by the coding sequence GTGGCTGATACACATCTGGATCGCGACGTGCTCAGCGCGTTGCAAGAGGTGATGGAAGGTGAGTATCCGACGTTGCTCGATACCTTCATCGCCGATTCCGAAGAGCGCTTGCGCGTGCTGCGCAAGGCCGACGATGCGGTGCAATTGATGAACGCCGCGCACAGCTTCAAGGGCAGCAGCAGCAACATGGGCGCCACGCGCCTCGCCGAGCTGTGCAATGAGCTTGAGCAACGTGCCAAAGATCAAAAGCTGGCCGGAATCGAAAAACTGGTCGGCGAAATCGACGGCGAATTCGCCATCGTCCGTCCACTCTACGAAGCCGAGCGCCAGCGTTCACTGGCTGAGTAA
- the fliL gene encoding flagellar basal body-associated protein FliL, with the protein MAKSEAAAVVKDPATKGKLKLIILIVVAVLLAIGLSVGATWYFMHNAQSKPAETAETAATGKQPAIFEAMAPAFVANYNQNGRQRYMQVSITMLGRNQADLEALKVHMPVIRNNLVMLFSGQDFATLATPVGQEMLRQKATASVQEVAQKELGKVVIEQLLFTNFVLQ; encoded by the coding sequence ATGGCGAAGAGTGAAGCGGCAGCAGTGGTTAAAGACCCTGCAACCAAAGGCAAACTGAAGCTGATCATATTGATCGTGGTGGCGGTGCTGCTGGCCATCGGCTTGTCCGTGGGGGCCACGTGGTACTTCATGCACAACGCTCAAAGCAAGCCCGCCGAGACGGCTGAAACCGCCGCGACCGGCAAACAACCGGCGATTTTCGAAGCGATGGCGCCAGCCTTCGTCGCCAACTACAACCAGAACGGCCGCCAGCGCTACATGCAGGTGAGCATCACCATGCTCGGGCGCAATCAGGCTGACCTTGAGGCACTGAAAGTGCACATGCCGGTCATCCGCAATAACCTCGTCATGCTGTTCTCCGGCCAGGATTTCGCTACTCTGGCGACGCCGGTTGGCCAGGAAATGTTGCGGCAGAAGGCCACTGCCAGCGTCCAGGAAGTGGCGCAGAAAGAACTCGGCAAAGTGGTGATCGAACAGCTGCTTTTCACTAATTTCGTACTGCAGTAG
- the fliN gene encoding flagellar motor switch protein FliN, producing MNDDMNAQDDQALADEWAAALEETGDASQADIDALLAADTGGSASNRLPMEEFGSVPRNNDQVTLDGPNLDVILDIPVSISMEVGSTDINIRNLLQLNQGSVIELDRLAGEPLDVLVNGTLIAHGEVVVVNEKFGIRLTDVISPSERIKKLR from the coding sequence ATGAACGACGATATGAACGCCCAGGACGACCAGGCACTGGCTGATGAATGGGCCGCCGCGCTGGAAGAAACCGGCGATGCCAGCCAGGCCGATATCGATGCGCTGCTGGCGGCCGACACCGGCGGCTCGGCGTCCAACCGTCTGCCGATGGAAGAGTTCGGCAGCGTGCCGAGGAACAATGATCAGGTCACCCTGGACGGTCCGAACCTGGACGTGATCCTCGACATTCCGGTGTCGATTTCGATGGAAGTCGGCAGCACCGACATCAACATCCGCAACCTGCTGCAACTCAACCAGGGATCGGTGATCGAGCTTGATCGTCTGGCCGGTGAGCCGCTCGACGTGCTGGTCAACGGCACGCTGATCGCGCATGGCGAAGTAGTGGTGGTCAACGAAAAGTTCGGCATTCGCCTGACCGACGT
- the fliM gene encoding flagellar motor switch protein FliM has protein sequence MAVQDLLSQDEIDALLHGVDDGLVQTDTASEPGSVKSYDLTSQDRIVRGRMPTLEMINERFARYTRISMFNMLRRSADVAVGGVQVMKFGEYVHSLYVPTSLNLVKIKPLRGTALFILDAKLVFKLVDNFFGGDGRHAKIEGREFTPTELRVVRMVLEQAFIDLKEAWQAIMEVNFEYINSEVNPAMANIVGPSEAIVVSTFHIELDGGGGDLHVTMPYSMIEPVREMLDAGFQSDLDDQDERWVNALRQDVLDVDVPIGATVARRQLRLRDILHMQPGDIIPVEMPEEMIMRANGVPAFKVKMGSHKGNLALQVIEPIERR, from the coding sequence ATGGCCGTGCAGGACCTGCTGTCCCAGGATGAGATCGATGCGCTGTTGCATGGCGTCGACGATGGTCTGGTGCAGACCGATACCGCTTCCGAACCCGGCAGCGTCAAAAGTTACGACCTGACCAGCCAGGACCGGATCGTCCGCGGACGCATGCCGACCCTGGAGATGATCAACGAGCGTTTCGCCCGTTACACACGCATCAGCATGTTCAACATGCTGCGCCGCTCGGCCGACGTTGCTGTGGGCGGCGTGCAGGTGATGAAGTTCGGCGAATACGTGCACTCGCTGTACGTGCCGACCAGCCTCAACCTGGTCAAGATCAAACCGTTGCGCGGCACTGCGCTGTTCATCCTCGACGCCAAACTGGTGTTCAAACTGGTGGACAACTTTTTCGGCGGCGATGGCCGTCACGCGAAGATCGAAGGGCGTGAGTTCACCCCGACCGAACTGCGTGTGGTGCGCATGGTGCTGGAGCAGGCGTTCATCGATTTGAAAGAAGCCTGGCAGGCGATCATGGAAGTCAATTTCGAGTACATCAACTCGGAAGTGAACCCGGCCATGGCCAACATCGTCGGCCCGAGCGAAGCGATTGTGGTGTCGACGTTCCACATCGAACTCGATGGCGGTGGCGGCGACCTGCACGTGACCATGCCGTACTCGATGATCGAGCCAGTGCGTGAAATGCTCGACGCCGGTTTCCAGTCCGACCTCGACGATCAGGACGAGCGCTGGGTCAATGCCCTACGCCAGGACGTGCTCGACGTCGATGTGCCGATCGGCGCGACCGTGGCCCGCCGTCAGTTGCGTCTGCGCGACATCCTGCACATGCAGCCGGGCGACATCATCCCGGTCGAGATGCCGGAAGAAATGATCATGCGCGCCAACGGCGTGCCTGCGTTCAAGGTCAAGATGGGCTCGCACAAAGGCAACCTCGCGTTGCAAGTGATCGAGCCGATCGAGCGCCGCTGA